One genomic segment of Phalacrocorax carbo chromosome Z, bPhaCar2.1, whole genome shotgun sequence includes these proteins:
- the SEC11C gene encoding signal peptidase complex catalytic subunit SEC11C isoform X2 — translation MDPFGDLRRMNKRQLYYQVLNFAMIVSSALMIWKGLIVITGSESPIVVVLSGSMEPAFHRGDLLFLTNFHDDPIRAGEIVVFKVEGRDIPIVHRVIKIHEKENGNIKFLTKGDNNEVDDRGLYKEGQNWLEKKDVVGRARGFLPYVGMVTIIMNDYPKFKYALLAVMGAYVLLKRES, via the exons ATGGATCCCTTCGGGGACCTGCGGCGCATGAACAAGCGGCAG CTGTATTACCAAGTCTTAAATTTTGCTATGATAGTGTCTTCTGCCCTTATGATATGGAAAGGGCTGATCGTCATTACTGGAAGTGAAAGCCCTATTGTTGTGGTGCTCAG TGGCAGCATGGAACCAGCTTTTCACAGGGGAGACCTGTTGTTCTTAACGAATTTCCATGATGACCCAATCAGAGCTGGTGAAAtagttgtttttaaagttgAAGGCAGAGACATTCCAATAGTTCACAGAGTAATCAAAATACATGAAAA AGAAAATGGGAACATCAAATTTCTGACTAAAGGCGATAATAATGAAGTTGATGATAGAGGCTTGTACAAAGAAGGTCAGAACTGGTTAGAGAAGAAAGATGTTGTTGGAAGAGCAAGAGG ATTTTTGCCTTATGTTGGTATGGTAACTATAATAATGAATGACTATCCAAAATTTAAG tatgCTCTTCTGGCAGTAATGGGAGCATATGTACTGCTGAAACGTGAATCCtaa
- the SEC11C gene encoding signal peptidase complex catalytic subunit SEC11C isoform X1, whose amino-acid sequence MSCAHAEAAPERVRRRPPDPKDTAQEAGAAALRLHRRVWLNSAVSGGLSARPRDPSDSKLVGHLHGQEARGLAARTLCCSACWELWFSSPLRLAERERDERRRETTTPGEQRGSGGPAVVAASGQALGFRGASVFHRAPFSGAAREGVGSFPPPARCGPSPGSRHGSLRGPAAHEQAAVSSALMIWKGLIVITGSESPIVVVLSGSMEPAFHRGDLLFLTNFHDDPIRAGEIVVFKVEGRDIPIVHRVIKIHEKENGNIKFLTKGDNNEVDDRGLYKEGQNWLEKKDVVGRARGFLPYVGMVTIIMNDYPKFKYALLAVMGAYVLLKRES is encoded by the exons aTGAGCTGCGCACACGCAGAGGCGGCCCCAGAGAGAGTTCGCCGGCGGCCGCCTGATCCCAAAGACACGGCTCAGGAGGCCGGTGCTGCCGCTTTGCGGCTCCACAGACGAGTCTGGCTCAATTCCGCCGTATCCGGGGGCCTCAGCGCCCGACCAAGAGATCCCTCAGACAGCAAGTTGGTCGGGCACCTCCACGGGCAGGAGGCGAGGGGCCTCGCCGCCAGGACCCTTTGCTGCAGTGCATGCTGGGAGTTGTGGTTCTCCTCGCCGCTGAGGCTCGCCGAGCGTGAGAGGGAcgaaaggaggagggagactACAACTCCCGGGGAGCAGCGGGGCTCTGGCGGGCCGGCAGTGGTGGCGGCTAGCGGTCAAGCGCTGGGGTTTCGGGGCGCGAGCGTGTTCCACCGCGCCCCCTTCTCAGGAGCCGCCCGGGAGGGCGTCGGGAGCTTCCCGCCGCCGGCTCGGTGCGGTCCTTCCCCGGGGTCCCGCCATGGATCCCTTCGGGGACCTGCGGCGCATGAACAAGCGGCAG TGTCTTCTGCCCTTATGATATGGAAAGGGCTGATCGTCATTACTGGAAGTGAAAGCCCTATTGTTGTGGTGCTCAG TGGCAGCATGGAACCAGCTTTTCACAGGGGAGACCTGTTGTTCTTAACGAATTTCCATGATGACCCAATCAGAGCTGGTGAAAtagttgtttttaaagttgAAGGCAGAGACATTCCAATAGTTCACAGAGTAATCAAAATACATGAAAA AGAAAATGGGAACATCAAATTTCTGACTAAAGGCGATAATAATGAAGTTGATGATAGAGGCTTGTACAAAGAAGGTCAGAACTGGTTAGAGAAGAAAGATGTTGTTGGAAGAGCAAGAGG ATTTTTGCCTTATGTTGGTATGGTAACTATAATAATGAATGACTATCCAAAATTTAAG tatgCTCTTCTGGCAGTAATGGGAGCATATGTACTGCTGAAACGTGAATCCtaa